In Microbacterium sp. AB, a single genomic region encodes these proteins:
- the tilS gene encoding tRNA lysidine(34) synthetase TilS, whose translation MLSPDVAAVRLAVRTALAPLEGSDATVLVALSGGPDSLALAAATAFEAPRLGLGVASATIDHGLQAGSADVAARAAAQARDTGIAEARTVRVEVAVGAGPEAAARDARHAALRAVAAETGAAAVLLGHTLDDQAETVLLGLARGAGAGSLAGMSPHRLDERGLAWIRPLLAIRRAQTEAFCAASGLEAWSDPHNHEERFSRVRVRRTVLPLLESELGPGVADALARTAEQLREDNEAFADMIDETIEDIVEHVDAGIAISVSALAANPPALRHRIIRHVARSEFGASLTRTQTLEVARLVSGWRGQGPIDLPGFTAAREAGLIRLVARS comes from the coding sequence GTGCTCTCCCCCGATGTCGCCGCCGTCCGGCTCGCCGTGCGCACGGCCCTCGCCCCGCTCGAGGGCTCCGATGCGACCGTCCTCGTGGCCCTCTCCGGCGGCCCCGACTCGCTCGCCCTCGCCGCGGCGACGGCGTTCGAGGCGCCGAGGCTCGGGCTCGGCGTCGCGAGCGCGACGATCGACCACGGCCTGCAGGCCGGCTCCGCGGATGTCGCCGCGCGTGCGGCGGCCCAGGCCCGGGATACCGGGATCGCGGAGGCGCGCACCGTCCGCGTCGAGGTGGCGGTCGGCGCCGGCCCCGAGGCCGCCGCCCGCGACGCGCGCCACGCCGCCCTGCGCGCGGTCGCCGCGGAGACGGGGGCCGCGGCCGTGCTGCTCGGCCACACCCTCGACGACCAGGCCGAGACCGTCCTGCTCGGCCTCGCCCGAGGCGCCGGCGCGGGGAGCCTCGCCGGGATGTCGCCGCACCGCCTCGACGAGCGCGGCCTCGCGTGGATCCGTCCCCTCCTGGCCATCCGCCGCGCCCAGACGGAGGCGTTCTGCGCCGCCTCCGGCCTGGAGGCCTGGAGCGACCCCCACAACCACGAGGAGCGGTTCTCGCGCGTGCGGGTCCGGCGCACCGTGCTCCCCCTGCTCGAGTCGGAGCTCGGCCCGGGCGTCGCGGACGCGCTCGCCCGCACCGCCGAGCAGCTGCGCGAGGACAACGAGGCGTTCGCCGACATGATCGACGAGACGATCGAGGACATCGTCGAGCACGTCGACGCGGGCATCGCGATCTCGGTCTCCGCGCTCGCGGCGAACCCGCCCGCCCTGCGGCACCGGATCATCCGGCACGTCGCGCGGAGCGAGTTCGGCGCGAGCCTGACGCGCACGCAGACCCTCGAGGTCGCCCGCCTCGTCTCCGGCTGGCGGGGCCAGGGGCCGATCGACCTGCCCGGCTTCACCGCCGCGCGCGAGGCGGGGCTCATCCGGCTCGTCGCCCGCTCCTGA
- a CDS encoding inorganic diphosphatase, with amino-acid sequence MGAYDAVIEIPRGSRVKYEVDHGTGRVFLDRVLYTTFGYPTDYGFFDNTLGEDGDPLDVLVLLDYPVYPGVGATVRPVAVLKMSDEAGGDDKVVAVLAKDPRWDHIQDVDDIPEHTRNEIAHFFEHYKDLEPNKWVKVDEWAGAAEAERLIAEAYARFEEEEGRTQTQGEGELPDTRS; translated from the coding sequence ATGGGCGCGTACGACGCAGTCATCGAGATCCCGCGCGGCAGCCGCGTGAAGTACGAGGTCGACCACGGCACGGGCCGCGTGTTCCTCGACCGCGTGCTGTACACGACGTTCGGCTACCCCACCGACTACGGCTTCTTCGACAACACCCTCGGCGAGGACGGCGACCCGCTCGACGTGCTCGTGCTGCTCGACTACCCGGTCTACCCCGGGGTCGGCGCCACCGTGCGCCCCGTCGCCGTGCTCAAGATGAGCGACGAGGCCGGCGGCGACGACAAGGTCGTCGCCGTGCTCGCGAAGGACCCGCGGTGGGACCACATCCAGGACGTCGACGACATCCCGGAGCACACCCGCAATGAGATCGCGCACTTCTTCGAGCACTACAAGGACCTCGAGCCGAACAAGTGGGTGAAGGTCGACGAGTGGGCCGGCGCCGCCGAGGCCGAGCGCCTCATCGCGGAGGCGTATGCGCGCTTCGAGGAGGAAGAGGGCAGGACCCAGACGCAGGGCGAGGGCGAGCTGCCCGACACGCGCTCCTGA
- a CDS encoding peptidoglycan DD-metalloendopeptidase family protein: MDAVDDSAEACDCAPTAAERRVLWNPMSRRRALAIGAVLGVAAIGAVTVASPFGSAAVAATYNPDDYPSWADVEKARNDESAKASEVTRIENLIAGLKQRVAETQAAAEAAADAYYEAQQAYYQAAYRADELQKQADEQSAKADEAALTASRLAAQLARSGGDDTSLEILFAGSSENADQLLTQLGQMDKLIERNESVYAQAAAARDSAQSLTDQAEVARTERDRLQKIAEEKMAAALEAQQAAEAALADQEENLITLEAQLAALKDTTSKTTAEYEEGVEAKRQYEEQLRREAEQRAREEAERQRLLLQQQQQQQLEQQQQQQQQQQQEQNNSGGGGGGNEAPADNGGGTTQNGSGGWVRPNNGVQTSGYGYRSQQCGSSYCSTSFHAGVDLAQGCGSAIYAAHSGTVVYSGYNGGYGNYIRIDNGDGTATGYAHIVDGGLLVGNGQWVEAGQLIALEGNTGNSFGCHLHFEVYVNGATVNPIDFMAARGIWV, from the coding sequence ATGGACGCCGTAGACGATTCCGCGGAGGCGTGCGACTGCGCCCCCACCGCCGCTGAGCGACGCGTCCTCTGGAACCCGATGTCGCGCCGCAGAGCGTTGGCCATCGGAGCCGTGCTCGGTGTCGCCGCGATCGGCGCGGTGACCGTGGCCAGCCCGTTCGGGTCGGCCGCCGTCGCGGCGACGTACAACCCCGACGACTACCCGTCATGGGCGGACGTCGAGAAGGCACGGAACGACGAGTCCGCCAAGGCCTCCGAAGTGACCCGCATCGAGAACCTCATCGCCGGTCTCAAGCAGCGCGTCGCCGAGACGCAGGCCGCCGCGGAGGCCGCGGCGGACGCCTACTACGAGGCGCAGCAGGCCTACTACCAGGCCGCCTACCGCGCGGACGAGCTCCAGAAGCAGGCCGACGAGCAGTCGGCGAAGGCCGACGAGGCCGCGCTCACCGCCTCGCGCCTCGCCGCTCAGCTCGCGCGTTCGGGCGGCGACGACACGTCCCTCGAGATCCTCTTCGCCGGCTCCTCCGAGAACGCGGACCAGCTGCTCACCCAGCTGGGGCAGATGGACAAGCTCATCGAGCGGAACGAGTCCGTCTACGCCCAGGCCGCCGCCGCGCGCGACTCCGCCCAGTCGCTCACCGACCAGGCGGAGGTCGCCCGTACCGAGCGCGACCGTCTTCAGAAGATCGCCGAGGAGAAGATGGCGGCCGCCCTGGAGGCGCAGCAGGCGGCCGAGGCCGCCCTCGCCGACCAGGAGGAGAACCTCATCACCCTCGAGGCGCAGCTCGCCGCCCTTAAGGACACGACCAGCAAGACGACGGCCGAGTACGAAGAGGGCGTCGAGGCGAAGCGCCAGTACGAGGAGCAGCTGCGCCGCGAGGCCGAGCAGCGCGCACGCGAGGAGGCGGAGCGTCAGCGCCTCCTCCTGCAGCAGCAGCAACAGCAGCAGCTCGAACAGCAGCAACAGCAACAGCAGCAGCAGCAGCAAGAGCAGAACAACAGCGGGGGCGGCGGTGGCGGCAACGAGGCCCCGGCCGACAACGGCGGCGGCACCACGCAGAACGGCTCCGGCGGATGGGTCCGGCCGAACAACGGCGTGCAGACCTCCGGCTACGGCTATCGCAGCCAGCAGTGCGGATCGAGCTACTGCTCCACGTCGTTCCACGCGGGCGTCGACCTCGCTCAGGGCTGCGGCTCGGCGATCTACGCCGCGCACTCCGGCACGGTCGTCTACTCCGGCTACAACGGCGGCTACGGCAACTACATCAGGATCGACAACGGCGACGGCACGGCCACCGGCTACGCCCACATCGTCGACGGCGGGCTGCTCGTGGGCAACGGCCAGTGGGTCGAGGCGGGGCAGCTCATCGCCCTCGAAGGGAACACGGGCAACTCGTTCGGATGCCACCTCCACTTCGAGGTGTACGTGAACGGCGCCACCGTGAACCCCATCGACTTCATGGCCGCGCGAGGCATCTGGGTCTGA
- a CDS encoding Fic family protein, with the protein MDATRFVDSAFGSATREPGKKDAFVYYLPKPIPRQLELSSTVVASLSEADAALGHLQGLGMLITDPSLLIGPYLRREALASSRIEGTQASLSDVFQAEVDADARNDDTAEVQRYLEATWQAYELAGTLPITQRLILQVHETLLTGVRGEEKSPGEFRRSPVWVGRAGATPDKATFVPPLPQHLGDLLADWERFVNDDGRSLPALIQAALMHYQFETIHPFLDGNGRIGRLLINLLLMERKRLPLPLLYLSNYFETHRDEYYERLQAVREDADVEGWLLFFLDAVHAQADDAVARSRRLISIRESYHSEAIKERSSLPRLVDIIVRNPFVTVKSVQDVLELTNQGARNLIKNAETRGWLRSLGTHGRGGRERWYSPAIFEVIELPMRYTGE; encoded by the coding sequence GTGGATGCAACTCGATTCGTAGATTCCGCGTTTGGCAGCGCCACGCGCGAGCCAGGCAAGAAGGACGCGTTCGTCTACTATCTCCCCAAGCCCATCCCCCGTCAGCTTGAGCTGTCGAGCACCGTGGTGGCCTCGCTATCGGAGGCGGATGCTGCCCTCGGTCACCTGCAGGGCCTCGGCATGCTCATCACTGACCCCAGTCTCCTCATCGGCCCGTACCTTCGCCGCGAGGCGCTTGCCAGTTCACGCATCGAAGGTACGCAGGCGTCGCTCTCCGATGTCTTTCAAGCGGAAGTGGACGCCGACGCGCGGAACGACGATACCGCCGAAGTGCAGCGCTACCTCGAGGCGACTTGGCAAGCGTACGAACTTGCCGGAACGCTCCCGATCACTCAGCGCCTCATTCTCCAGGTCCACGAGACGCTATTGACCGGCGTGCGCGGCGAGGAGAAGTCACCCGGCGAGTTCCGGCGATCCCCCGTGTGGGTCGGCCGCGCCGGAGCCACCCCCGACAAGGCGACGTTCGTGCCGCCCTTGCCCCAGCACCTCGGCGACCTCCTCGCAGACTGGGAGCGATTCGTGAACGACGACGGCCGCAGCCTCCCCGCGCTCATCCAGGCAGCGCTGATGCACTACCAGTTCGAAACGATCCACCCGTTCCTCGACGGCAACGGGAGGATCGGCCGGCTGCTCATCAACCTCCTGCTCATGGAACGTAAACGCCTCCCCCTGCCGCTGCTCTACCTCTCGAACTATTTCGAGACACACCGCGACGAATACTACGAGCGACTGCAGGCGGTGCGCGAGGACGCCGACGTCGAGGGCTGGCTCCTGTTCTTCCTCGATGCGGTCCACGCCCAGGCAGACGACGCCGTCGCCCGCTCTCGACGCCTCATCTCCATCCGTGAGAGCTACCACTCGGAGGCAATCAAGGAGCGCTCGAGCCTGCCCCGACTTGTCGACATCATCGTGCGCAACCCTTTCGTGACTGTGAAGTCCGTGCAGGATGTGCTTGAGCTAACGAATCAGGGAGCGCGAAACCTGATCAAGAACGCCGAGACGCGCGGCTGGCTTCGATCGCTCGGAACCCACGGCCGCGGTGGTCGCGAGCGCTGGTACTCCCCCGCGATCTTCGAGGTCATCGAACTGCCCATGAGATACACCGGAGAGTGA
- a CDS encoding signal peptidase I — MTQATLSTASFPVGIAASGAADSRRRRRDEARRVRASESLLHYLAVSLSASVLVLILGVAAAVIGVPALVGGSAMTVLTQSMEPGLPPGTLVVIRPTPVDEIAVGDVVTYQIRSGEPAVVSHRVISKSYADGELSFVTQGDNNAAPDPDPVQAVQIRGTLWYSVPLLGWVNNVLNGSNRTIVVSVVAGALFLYAAGTVIGAVRDRRKATTD, encoded by the coding sequence ATGACCCAGGCAACCCTTTCCACCGCATCCTTCCCCGTCGGCATCGCGGCCTCCGGCGCCGCCGACTCCCGTCGCCGTCGTCGTGACGAGGCCCGCCGGGTCAGGGCGAGCGAGAGCCTCCTGCACTACCTCGCGGTCTCGCTCAGCGCCTCGGTCCTCGTGCTGATCCTCGGCGTCGCGGCAGCCGTCATCGGCGTGCCCGCCCTCGTCGGCGGCAGCGCCATGACGGTTCTCACCCAGTCGATGGAGCCGGGACTGCCGCCGGGCACCCTCGTCGTCATCCGCCCCACGCCCGTCGACGAGATCGCGGTCGGCGATGTCGTGACCTACCAGATCCGTTCCGGTGAACCCGCCGTGGTGAGCCACCGGGTGATCTCGAAGTCCTACGCGGACGGCGAGCTGAGCTTCGTCACGCAGGGGGACAACAACGCCGCGCCCGACCCCGACCCGGTGCAGGCCGTGCAGATCCGCGGCACGCTCTGGTACAGCGTCCCTCTGCTGGGATGGGTGAACAACGTGCTCAACGGATCCAACCGCACGATCGTCGTCTCCGTGGTCGCCGGAGCGCTGTTCCTCTATGCCGCGGGAACGGTGATCGGGGCCGTTCGGGATCGTCGCAAGGCGACGACCGACTGA
- a CDS encoding alternate-type signal peptide domain-containing protein translates to MKKIVKASIAAAAGVTLLLGGAGTFATWNTSATAQGATVVSGNLVVEDAGTEGVWTANGSQTPISIDDYTLVPGDTLTYTKTMSITAEGDSLQATLGLSPASITAADPTSATDQALASYLTANATLGATGEGISGTGSTFTVTPGAGTVDEDVTVSVTLAFPYEDADGGHNAAMLGAVSLSDLTVTLTQATA, encoded by the coding sequence ATGAAGAAGATCGTCAAGGCCTCGATCGCCGCCGCTGCGGGCGTCACCCTTCTCCTCGGCGGCGCCGGCACGTTCGCCACCTGGAACACCTCGGCCACCGCCCAGGGCGCGACCGTCGTCTCCGGCAACCTCGTCGTCGAAGACGCCGGCACGGAGGGCGTCTGGACCGCGAACGGCTCCCAGACCCCCATCTCCATCGACGACTACACGCTCGTCCCGGGCGACACCCTCACCTACACCAAGACCATGTCGATCACCGCCGAGGGCGACAGCCTCCAGGCGACGCTCGGCCTCAGCCCCGCGTCGATCACGGCCGCCGACCCGACCAGCGCGACCGACCAGGCGCTCGCGAGCTATCTCACCGCGAACGCCACGCTCGGCGCGACCGGCGAGGGCATCAGCGGGACCGGCTCCACCTTCACCGTCACGCCGGGCGCAGGCACGGTCGACGAGGACGTGACCGTCTCGGTCACCCTCGCCTTCCCGTACGAGGACGCCGACGGCGGCCACAACGCGGCCATGCTCGGCGCGGTGAGCCTCAGCGACCTCACGGTCACGCTGACACAGGCGACCGCGTAG
- a CDS encoding formate/nitrite transporter family protein has translation MTTPAGGTPALFPGRQFISTILDLLETKTAMSGIIARRYLQRAAMAGVIIGLMYIVYYSVIAAFTSIGLAPLGRIAGAAVFGWALVFIYYSRSELLTSNMMIVTVGAYYRRTGWLRALRLLGLCYVGNALGGVFVAVLVRFSTLTEGLPSDEMLASVEHKLMYVTEGATGWTDLFIRAVLCNLCINLAMLLVYNGFIKDDLTKSLVMIVSVFVFAFLGLEHSVANTALFAIVGLADGIHVGYAAANLGIVLVGNYVGGGLLIGLYYAYANDETRKRRDHIEE, from the coding sequence GTGACCACTCCGGCTGGCGGGACGCCCGCACTCTTCCCCGGCCGTCAGTTCATCAGCACGATCCTGGATCTTCTCGAGACGAAGACGGCGATGTCGGGCATCATCGCCCGGCGGTACCTGCAGCGTGCGGCCATGGCGGGCGTCATCATCGGGCTGATGTACATCGTGTACTACAGCGTGATCGCCGCCTTCACCTCGATCGGGCTCGCGCCCCTCGGCCGCATCGCCGGGGCCGCGGTCTTCGGATGGGCGCTCGTGTTCATCTACTACTCGCGCTCCGAACTGCTCACCTCGAACATGATGATCGTGACGGTGGGCGCCTACTACCGCCGCACGGGATGGCTGCGCGCGCTGCGCCTGCTGGGTCTCTGCTACGTCGGGAACGCCCTGGGCGGCGTGTTCGTGGCCGTGCTCGTCCGCTTCTCGACGCTCACCGAAGGCCTTCCGTCCGACGAGATGCTCGCCTCGGTCGAGCACAAGCTCATGTACGTGACGGAGGGGGCGACCGGATGGACGGACCTCTTCATCCGAGCCGTCCTGTGCAACCTCTGCATCAACCTCGCGATGCTGCTCGTCTACAACGGGTTCATCAAGGACGACCTCACGAAGTCGCTCGTCATGATCGTCTCGGTGTTCGTGTTCGCCTTCCTCGGCCTCGAGCACTCCGTCGCGAACACGGCGCTGTTCGCGATCGTCGGCCTCGCCGACGGCATCCACGTGGGATACGCGGCGGCGAACCTCGGGATCGTCCTCGTCGGGAACTACGTCGGCGGCGGGCTGCTCATCGGCCTGTACTACGCGTACGCCAACGACGAGACCCGGAAGCGTCGCGACCACATCGAGGAGTGA
- a CDS encoding peptidoglycan DD-metalloendopeptidase family protein, whose product MQPDTAHHETGDASAEKRGSTRVAHASVAMAALVAVTVGAVALTAAAPPPESQPVAAVSIAVDPESSDDIEAPESPTAGFSDAAARFAEDAAIELPAGAYEATTADEVLKIRREAREALIRAAIAAGIDVDLSRLGGDDRLASLDGFVWPIANPVLTDPFGARGGAHMGMDIAAPGGTPIAAASPGIVVLSSESHYGYGVAVIIQHVNGVQTLYGHMTNGSRAVEVGDWVEAGDPIGLVGNTGRSFGNHLHFEVRVNGVPVDPRRYLSGAGKPADIAAWTPTPGNPAPSQPAASSEPAPAEPKPSAEPKPGTPSPTQTPTPSTPSPTQMPKPTASPSPTEPAPAPSTPPPSEPSPAPSTPAPGPSTPAPEPQPTTVPDPAPTEPSPTASAETS is encoded by the coding sequence ATGCAGCCGGACACAGCACATCACGAGACGGGCGACGCATCCGCGGAGAAGCGGGGCTCGACACGCGTCGCTCACGCCTCCGTCGCGATGGCGGCGCTGGTCGCCGTCACGGTCGGTGCGGTCGCGCTGACCGCCGCGGCCCCGCCGCCCGAGAGCCAGCCCGTCGCGGCGGTCTCGATCGCGGTGGATCCCGAGAGCTCGGACGACATCGAGGCGCCGGAGTCGCCCACCGCCGGGTTCTCGGACGCCGCCGCCCGGTTCGCCGAAGACGCCGCCATCGAGCTCCCGGCCGGCGCCTACGAGGCGACGACGGCCGACGAGGTGCTGAAGATCCGCCGCGAGGCGCGCGAGGCGCTGATCCGCGCCGCCATCGCGGCCGGCATCGACGTCGACCTGTCGCGCCTGGGCGGCGACGACCGGCTCGCCTCGCTGGACGGCTTCGTCTGGCCCATCGCGAACCCGGTGCTCACCGACCCGTTCGGCGCGCGCGGCGGCGCGCACATGGGGATGGACATCGCCGCACCCGGCGGCACGCCCATCGCGGCGGCGTCGCCCGGGATCGTGGTGCTCTCGAGCGAGAGCCACTACGGCTACGGCGTCGCGGTCATCATCCAGCACGTCAACGGCGTGCAGACGCTGTACGGGCACATGACGAACGGCAGCCGCGCGGTCGAGGTCGGCGACTGGGTCGAGGCGGGAGACCCCATCGGCCTCGTCGGCAACACCGGCCGCAGCTTCGGCAACCACCTCCACTTCGAGGTGCGCGTGAACGGCGTGCCGGTCGATCCGCGCCGGTACCTGTCGGGCGCCGGCAAGCCGGCCGACATCGCGGCCTGGACCCCCACCCCGGGCAACCCCGCGCCCTCGCAGCCCGCGGCCTCGTCGGAGCCTGCGCCCGCCGAGCCGAAGCCCAGTGCGGAGCCGAAGCCCGGCACGCCGTCGCCCACGCAGACGCCGACGCCCAGCACGCCGTCGCCCACGCAGATGCCGAAGCCCACGGCTTCCCCGAGCCCGACCGAACCGGCTCCGGCGCCGAGCACGCCGCCGCCGTCGGAGCCGTCTCCCGCTCCGTCGACGCCGGCACCGGGGCCCTCGACACCCGCTCCCGAGCCGCAGCCGACCACGGTGCCCGATCCCGCGCCGACGGAGCCCTCGCCGACCGCGTCCGCGGAGACGTCATAG
- a CDS encoding acylphosphatase, protein MRRMRVVVEGVVQGVGFRWSTARQAERRGVTGWVRNVGADRVEAELEGPADAVDAVAAWMRHGPVGAHVDDLRVEELSPEGSRAFEVVASL, encoded by the coding sequence ATGAGACGCATGAGAGTGGTCGTCGAGGGCGTCGTGCAGGGCGTCGGGTTCCGATGGAGCACCGCTCGGCAGGCCGAACGCCGGGGCGTGACGGGATGGGTCCGCAACGTCGGCGCCGATCGCGTCGAGGCCGAGCTGGAGGGGCCGGCCGACGCGGTCGACGCCGTGGCGGCGTGGATGCGGCACGGCCCCGTCGGCGCGCACGTCGACGACCTGCGGGTCGAGGAGCTCAGCCCCGAGGGGTCGCGGGCGTTCGAGGTCGTCGCGTCGCTCTGA
- a CDS encoding sugar transferase, with protein sequence MTTVGGALSPARLLAVIAPPAHAPADDAAERLPPAGASTDGEAPGPDAPPALTAVLSPRSAAPVLRRRRLERRAALRVTLTDAALVAAASAAAALSGPLPEPAAAVVALTAASLWWVGLALAGGGAPHRGAAPYGRATVATAAAFGVLAILLAPFDTALLQAQLVAAPAGLAAVLAGRALWHRRLVSERRTGAAAPRALVIGLPDDVDRVSSALNDHGRSGYLVVGTLPLEKGADAAMGRIADAMARLGADAVVIASAHTADAGFVQRLRRQLAGAATEIALASGMADSPGPRLSLHQAAGLPLVRMRVPAYDGGAHLAKRALDIVVAVLALVPVALLAPVIALAIVVDSPGPVLFRQERVGRDGRRFRMIKFRSMAAGAEDELALLSPRNEASGPLFKLRDDPRVTRVGRILRRTSLDELPQFWNVLVGDMSVVGPRPPLPREVLAYDRSAVRRLYVKPGITGPWQVGGRSDLSWEQSMRLDLHYVENWSILSDLVLIWRTVMVMVRAKGAY encoded by the coding sequence GTGACGACGGTCGGCGGCGCGCTGTCGCCCGCACGCCTGCTCGCCGTCATCGCCCCTCCGGCGCACGCCCCCGCGGACGACGCGGCCGAGCGCCTCCCGCCCGCCGGGGCGTCGACCGACGGGGAAGCGCCCGGACCCGACGCCCCGCCCGCCCTCACGGCCGTCCTGTCGCCGCGCTCGGCGGCACCGGTTCTGCGACGGCGTCGCCTCGAACGACGCGCCGCGCTCCGCGTGACGCTCACCGACGCGGCGCTCGTCGCCGCCGCATCGGCGGCAGCCGCGCTCTCCGGCCCGCTTCCGGAGCCGGCCGCGGCCGTGGTCGCCCTCACGGCGGCGAGCCTCTGGTGGGTGGGCCTCGCCCTGGCGGGCGGCGGCGCGCCGCATCGAGGAGCGGCGCCGTACGGCCGGGCGACGGTCGCCACGGCGGCCGCGTTCGGCGTCCTCGCGATCCTCCTCGCCCCGTTCGACACCGCCCTCCTCCAGGCGCAGCTCGTCGCCGCTCCCGCCGGGCTCGCGGCCGTCCTCGCGGGACGCGCGCTCTGGCACCGGCGTCTCGTCTCCGAGCGGCGCACGGGCGCGGCGGCCCCCCGGGCACTCGTCATCGGGCTGCCGGACGACGTCGACCGCGTCTCGTCCGCGCTGAACGATCACGGCCGCAGCGGCTATCTCGTCGTGGGGACCCTCCCGCTCGAGAAGGGCGCCGACGCGGCGATGGGCCGGATCGCCGACGCGATGGCCCGGCTCGGCGCGGACGCCGTGGTCATCGCGAGCGCCCACACGGCCGACGCGGGGTTCGTCCAGCGCCTCCGACGTCAGCTGGCGGGCGCCGCGACGGAGATCGCGCTGGCGAGCGGGATGGCCGACTCTCCGGGCCCGCGACTCTCCCTCCATCAGGCGGCAGGGCTTCCGCTCGTGCGGATGCGCGTGCCCGCCTACGACGGCGGCGCGCATCTCGCCAAGCGCGCCCTCGACATCGTCGTCGCCGTGCTCGCGCTCGTCCCCGTCGCGCTGCTGGCCCCGGTCATCGCGCTCGCGATCGTCGTCGACTCGCCGGGCCCCGTGCTGTTCCGTCAGGAGCGCGTGGGACGCGACGGCCGACGGTTCCGGATGATCAAGTTCCGCTCGATGGCGGCGGGCGCCGAGGACGAGCTCGCCCTCCTCTCCCCGAGGAACGAGGCGTCGGGTCCGCTGTTCAAGCTGCGCGACGACCCCCGCGTCACCCGCGTGGGCCGCATCCTCCGGCGCACCTCGCTGGACGAGCTGCCGCAGTTCTGGAACGTGCTCGTCGGCGACATGAGCGTCGTGGGGCCGCGGCCGCCGCTGCCGCGGGAAGTGCTCGCCTACGACCGCTCCGCCGTGCGCCGTCTCTACGTCAAGCCCGGCATCACGGGCCCCTGGCAGGTCGGCGGGCGCAGCGACCTCAGCTGGGAGCAGAGCATGCGCCTCGATCTCCACTACGTCGAGAACTGGTCGATCCTGAGCGACCTCGTCCTCATCTGGCGCACCGTCATGGTGATGGTCCGCGCGAAAGGAGCGTACTGA
- a CDS encoding WecB/TagA/CpsF family glycosyltransferase produces the protein MSVLLPGRAAVPASPFAWTAPASRRTDPVDETVLRPGPVCVVDDVPVRPVTLAGLVDLVMGMTGTSAVDVLVGVNAHVVNLARRDEALRRFLATTTLNYADGQSVVWAAGLLGGELPERVATTDLAAPLLDAAARDGLPVYFFGGRPGVAQDAADRIAERTPGIAIRTTHGYVEDTASVLEDIRAHGTRILLVGLGDPLQESWIERHRDALPPVVLTCGGLFDWLSGSHRRAPRWMIRAGLEWLWRLLIEPRRLAHRYLVGNPAFVRAVLRQHRAARRAARVAPAWQRTA, from the coding sequence ATGTCCGTCCTCCTCCCGGGCCGGGCCGCGGTTCCCGCCTCCCCCTTCGCCTGGACGGCCCCCGCGAGCCGCCGGACCGATCCCGTCGACGAGACCGTCCTGCGGCCGGGGCCGGTGTGCGTCGTCGACGACGTCCCCGTGCGCCCCGTGACGCTGGCCGGCCTCGTCGACCTCGTCATGGGGATGACCGGCACCTCCGCGGTCGACGTGCTCGTCGGAGTCAACGCGCATGTCGTCAACCTGGCCAGACGCGACGAGGCGCTGCGCCGGTTCCTCGCGACGACGACGCTCAACTACGCCGACGGGCAGTCCGTCGTCTGGGCCGCGGGGCTCCTCGGCGGGGAGCTCCCCGAGCGGGTCGCGACCACCGACCTCGCCGCGCCCCTGCTCGACGCCGCCGCGCGCGACGGCCTGCCGGTCTACTTCTTCGGCGGGCGCCCGGGCGTCGCGCAGGATGCCGCCGACCGGATCGCGGAGCGCACGCCCGGCATCGCCATCCGCACGACGCACGGCTACGTCGAGGACACCGCATCCGTGCTGGAGGACATCCGCGCGCACGGCACGCGCATCCTCCTCGTCGGGCTCGGCGACCCGCTGCAGGAGAGCTGGATCGAGCGCCATCGCGACGCCCTTCCCCCCGTCGTCCTCACGTGCGGCGGCCTCTTCGACTGGCTGAGCGGATCGCACCGCCGGGCCCCGCGGTGGATGATCCGGGCGGGGCTGGAGTGGCTGTGGCGGCTGCTCATCGAGCCGCGACGCCTCGCCCACCGCTATCTCGTCGGCAACCCGGCGTTCGTGCGTGCGGTGCTCCGCCAGCACCGCGCGGCCCGTCGCGCCGCCCGCGTCGCGCCCGCGTGGCAGAGGACCGCATGA